The Hydrogenophaga crocea genome contains a region encoding:
- a CDS encoding transglycosylase SLT domain-containing protein, protein MTQDLSTAQRPRRPGARCLGALLLCLSLLAGCASTLPTPSSAPRTDAADSGPAAVSTVRGPSQRLPANVPLSEIAVAPVSAPAVTTLAAPADLWERIRRGLSMNDLDGDLVRQHEQWYLARPDYIQRMTERSSRYLFHIVEEIERRGLPMELALLPFIESAFNPAAVSSARAAGMWQFMPATGASFDLKQNVFRDDRRDVLASTRAALDYLEQLYGRFGDWHLALAAYNWGQGNVNRAITRNQRAGEPTGYLDLNMPAETRHYVPKLQAVKNIVANPQRYGATLPVIGNHPFFDTITVLRDMDVALIARLAEVSEADFRMLNPSLKQPVVMAAGTPTVLLPWDNATTFQRNLQSYNGPLASWTAWVVPHNMSPAEAAERMGMSEAELRSVNNIPPRMRLAAGSSLLVPRNGRLDRDVPAHVADNAALNLQPEVTTRRVVVKARKGDNVARLASRHGVSAVRVAEWNRLSVNSALKAGQSITLQLPQRAAAPAVAKGKAKAPAVQARSGAGKTTAKAGKASATRTAKAAKTTPTTKAAKAAKSTPAKTRVATGNKP, encoded by the coding sequence ATGACCCAAGACCTGTCGACGGCGCAGCGCCCGCGCCGCCCCGGGGCCCGCTGCCTGGGCGCCCTCCTGCTGTGCCTGAGCCTGCTCGCCGGCTGCGCCAGCACCCTCCCCACCCCGTCCTCCGCGCCGCGCACCGACGCCGCCGACAGCGGCCCCGCCGCCGTCTCCACCGTGCGCGGCCCGTCCCAGCGCCTGCCCGCCAACGTGCCGCTGAGCGAGATCGCGGTCGCGCCCGTGAGCGCGCCCGCCGTGACCACGCTGGCCGCGCCGGCCGACCTGTGGGAGCGCATCCGCCGCGGCCTGTCCATGAACGACCTCGACGGCGACCTGGTGCGCCAGCACGAGCAGTGGTACCTCGCGCGGCCCGACTACATCCAGCGCATGACCGAGCGCTCGAGCCGCTACCTGTTCCACATCGTCGAAGAGATCGAACGCCGCGGCCTGCCCATGGAGCTCGCGCTGCTGCCCTTCATCGAAAGCGCCTTCAACCCGGCCGCCGTGTCGAGCGCGCGCGCCGCGGGCATGTGGCAGTTCATGCCCGCCACCGGCGCCTCGTTCGACCTCAAGCAGAACGTGTTCCGCGACGACCGCCGCGACGTGCTCGCGTCCACGCGCGCCGCGCTCGACTACCTCGAACAGCTCTACGGCCGCTTCGGCGACTGGCACCTCGCGCTGGCGGCGTACAACTGGGGCCAGGGCAATGTGAACCGCGCCATCACGCGCAACCAGCGCGCGGGCGAACCCACGGGTTACCTCGACCTCAACATGCCCGCCGAGACGCGCCACTACGTGCCCAAGCTGCAGGCGGTCAAGAACATCGTGGCCAATCCGCAGCGCTACGGTGCCACCCTGCCGGTGATCGGCAACCACCCGTTCTTCGACACCATCACCGTGCTGCGCGACATGGACGTGGCGCTGATCGCCCGGCTGGCCGAGGTGAGCGAGGCCGACTTCCGCATGCTCAACCCCTCGCTCAAGCAGCCCGTGGTGATGGCCGCGGGCACGCCCACGGTGCTGCTGCCCTGGGACAACGCCACCACCTTCCAGCGCAACCTGCAAAGCTACAACGGCCCGCTCGCGAGCTGGACCGCCTGGGTGGTGCCGCACAACATGAGCCCGGCCGAGGCCGCCGAGCGCATGGGCATGAGCGAGGCCGAGCTGCGCAGCGTCAACAACATCCCGCCGCGCATGCGGCTGGCCGCGGGCTCGAGCCTGCTGGTGCCGCGCAACGGCCGGCTCGACCGCGACGTGCCCGCGCACGTGGCCGACAACGCGGCGCTCAACCTGCAACCCGAGGTGACCACCCGGCGCGTGGTGGTCAAGGCGCGCAAGGGCGACAACGTGGCCCGGCTGGCCAGCCGCCACGGCGTGAGCGCGGTGCGCGTGGCCGAGTGGAACCGGCTTTCGGTGAACAGCGCGCTCAAGGCCGGCCAGAGCATCACGCTCCAGCTGCCGCAGCGTGCGGCCGCGCCCGCGGTGGCCAAGGGCAAGGCCAAGGCCCCGGCGGTGCAGGCGCGCAGCGGCGCGGGCAAGACCACCGCCAAGGCCGGCAAGGCCAGCGCCACCCGCACGGCCAAGGCGGCCAAAACCACACCCACCACCAAAGCCGCCAAGGCCGCCAAATCCACGCCGGCCAAGACCCGCGTGGCCACGGGCAACAAGCCCTGA
- a CDS encoding ABC transporter substrate-binding protein, with the protein MTETREPDESTAPRRGLNRRQWALAGAGLLLALPGGAARAQGAGVTRPPVLPPKLVDTRIVIAVDHRFALSHLPLTVAEQLHFFREEGLDVELREFPDEAQAMAAVQARAAHVLCSSLAPLLQPAARSQGWQSFVVQGRAPQLALGVSARSLAGFKSTADLRGRRVGLRANDPLGLQLLQALLQRDGVRLDELQLQPFPDAGAALQAMRFGPLDALCHTDPLITQMEQQGELRVVADTRNLRGTTEVFGGPLPVGCLSAPGEFIAQFPRIAQALTDALVHALKWLQTAGPSDLIKTVPESHFQGDRALYLSTVERSREAWTADGLMPRGGPETALRAAALKPMAPAELARCFTNGFASKAKERFRA; encoded by the coding sequence ATGACGGAGACCCGGGAGCCAGACGAGAGCACAGCGCCGCGCCGCGGCCTCAACCGCCGCCAATGGGCCCTGGCCGGCGCAGGCCTGCTGCTGGCCCTGCCGGGCGGGGCGGCGCGCGCCCAGGGCGCGGGCGTCACGCGCCCGCCGGTGCTGCCGCCCAAGCTCGTGGACACGCGCATCGTGATCGCGGTCGACCACCGCTTCGCGCTGAGCCACCTGCCGCTCACGGTGGCCGAGCAGCTGCACTTCTTCCGCGAAGAGGGCCTGGACGTGGAGCTGCGCGAGTTCCCCGACGAAGCCCAGGCCATGGCCGCGGTGCAGGCGCGCGCGGCGCACGTGCTGTGCAGCTCTTTGGCGCCACTGCTGCAGCCGGCCGCGCGCAGCCAGGGCTGGCAGAGCTTCGTGGTGCAGGGGCGCGCGCCGCAGCTCGCGCTGGGCGTGTCGGCGCGGTCGCTCGCGGGCTTCAAGAGCACGGCCGACCTGCGCGGGCGCCGCGTGGGCCTGCGCGCCAACGACCCGCTGGGCCTGCAGTTGCTGCAGGCCTTGTTGCAGCGCGACGGCGTGCGGCTCGACGAGCTGCAGTTGCAGCCATTCCCCGACGCGGGCGCCGCACTGCAGGCCATGCGCTTCGGCCCGCTCGACGCGCTCTGCCACACCGACCCGCTGATCACGCAGATGGAGCAGCAGGGCGAGCTGCGCGTGGTGGCCGACACACGCAACCTGCGCGGCACCACCGAGGTCTTCGGCGGTCCGCTGCCCGTGGGCTGCCTGAGCGCGCCGGGCGAGTTCATCGCGCAGTTCCCACGCATCGCGCAGGCGCTCACCGACGCGCTGGTGCACGCGCTCAAATGGCTGCAGACCGCCGGGCCATCGGACCTCATCAAGACCGTGCCCGAGAGCCACTTCCAGGGCGACCGCGCGCTCTACCTGTCCACGGTGGAGCGTTCGCGCGAGGCCTGGACGGCCGACGGCCTGATGCCGCGCGGCGGCCCCGAAACCGCGCTGCGCGCGGCCGCGCTCAAGCCGATGGCGCCGGCCGAACTCGCGCGCTGCTTCACCAACGGCTTCGCGAGCAAGGCCAAGGAGCGGTTCCGCGCCTGA
- the recR gene encoding recombination mediator RecR: MADTRSLERLIEALRCLPGVGLKSAQRMAFHLLQHDPHGAQRLAGALSEAVGKVRHCSRCHTFTEDEVCSTCRDPRRDRGLLCVVETPADQAAMERTGAYKGLYFVLMGKLSALDGVGPREIGLDKLFERIAEEDPEVPLREVILATNFTAEGETTAHVIAQALKDHGLQVTRLARGVPVGSELEYVDLGTIAHALVDRR; this comes from the coding sequence GTGGCCGACACCCGTTCGCTCGAACGCCTGATCGAGGCCCTGCGCTGCCTGCCGGGCGTGGGCCTCAAGTCGGCCCAGCGCATGGCCTTTCACCTGCTGCAGCACGACCCGCACGGCGCCCAGCGCCTGGCCGGCGCGCTCAGCGAAGCGGTGGGCAAGGTGCGCCACTGCAGCCGCTGCCACACCTTCACCGAAGACGAGGTCTGCAGCACCTGCCGCGACCCGCGGCGCGACCGCGGCCTGCTGTGCGTGGTCGAAACGCCGGCCGACCAGGCCGCCATGGAGCGCACCGGCGCCTACAAGGGCCTGTACTTCGTGCTCATGGGCAAGCTCAGCGCGCTCGACGGCGTGGGCCCGCGCGAGATCGGGCTCGACAAGCTCTTCGAGCGCATCGCCGAGGAAGACCCCGAGGTGCCGCTGCGCGAGGTCATCCTCGCCACCAACTTCACCGCCGAGGGCGAGACCACGGCCCACGTGATCGCCCAGGCCCTCAAGGACCATGGCCTGCAGGTCACGCGGCTGGCGCGCGGCGTGCCCGTGGGCAGCGAGCTCGAGTACGTCGACCTCGGCACCATCGCGCACGCGCTGGTCGACCGCCGCTGA
- a CDS encoding YbaB/EbfC family nucleoid-associated protein — protein sequence MFNKGQLAGLMKQAQAMQDNLKKAQEELAHIEVTGESGAGLVKVVMTCKHDVKRVTIDPSLLADDKDMLEDLVAAAFNAAVRKAEETSNEKMGKLTAGMPGLPGGMKFPF from the coding sequence ATGTTCAACAAAGGACAACTCGCCGGCCTCATGAAGCAGGCCCAGGCCATGCAGGACAACCTCAAGAAGGCGCAGGAAGAGCTCGCGCACATCGAGGTCACCGGCGAGTCCGGCGCGGGCCTCGTGAAGGTCGTCATGACCTGCAAGCACGACGTCAAGCGCGTCACCATCGACCCCAGCCTGCTCGCCGACGACAAGGACATGCTCGAAGACCTCGTGGCCGCCGCCTTCAACGCCGCGGTGCGCAAGGCCGAAGAGACCTCGAACGAAAAAATGGGCAAGCTCACCGCGGGCATGCCGGGCCTGCCCGGTGGCATGAAGTTCCCGTTCTGA
- the dnaX gene encoding DNA polymerase III subunit gamma/tau — translation MSYVVLARKYRPRNFREMVGQGHVVQALSNALQSQRLHHAYLFTGTRGVGKTTVSRILAKSLNCVGVDGQGGITAEPCGVCQACTDIDSGRFVDYTELDAASNRGVDEVQSLLEQAVYKPVQGRFKVFMIDEVHMLTNTAFNAMLKTLEEPPEYLKFVLATTDPQKVPVTVLSRCLQFNLRPMAPETVAEHLQQVLQAEQVASEPGALRLLARAARGSMRDALSLTDQAIAFGGGQLLEAPVRQMLGAVDRGHALRLIAALAGGDGAAVVQTVEALRANGLNAASTLEEMTGVLQRMAVHQMAPQALAASTDPDEAEIAQLAQALPADETQLLYSLCLHGRAELGLAPDEYAGLTMVLLRLLAFKPSGAAEKKTSLSPAEPRPAAAASPAAPAARPTATPVAAPTAPTTPPVAAPVLAAPVAPTPAAVPTAPQRPTAPSPTPAPAPVARPAPAADEPPLDDAPWPEPDDDTPPWDALPPAAPAARPVAAAAPVVRVPVRDPGAPGRLDQPRPSAPLQPTPEGEFWAGVVRQLIDAGAIAALVRELALQSQLLSHDGPRWVLRIERESLNQGNNRERLAAALQSIGHAVELVVEPGVVVDSPARRNAAEAERRQREAEQQILADPFVQTMMRDFGGTIVPGTLKPVS, via the coding sequence ATGTCCTACGTCGTCCTGGCCCGCAAATACCGACCGCGCAACTTCCGCGAAATGGTCGGCCAGGGGCACGTGGTTCAGGCCCTGTCCAACGCGCTGCAAAGCCAGCGCCTGCACCACGCCTACCTGTTCACCGGCACGCGCGGCGTGGGCAAGACCACGGTCTCGCGCATCCTGGCCAAGTCGCTCAACTGCGTGGGTGTCGACGGGCAGGGCGGCATCACGGCCGAGCCCTGCGGCGTCTGCCAGGCCTGCACCGACATCGACAGCGGCCGCTTCGTCGACTACACCGAGCTCGACGCCGCGTCCAACCGCGGCGTGGACGAGGTGCAGTCGCTGCTCGAGCAGGCGGTCTACAAGCCGGTGCAGGGGCGCTTCAAGGTCTTCATGATCGACGAGGTCCACATGCTCACCAACACCGCGTTCAACGCGATGTTGAAGACGCTGGAGGAGCCGCCCGAATACCTCAAGTTCGTGCTCGCCACGACCGACCCGCAGAAGGTGCCGGTGACCGTGCTGTCGCGCTGCCTGCAGTTCAACCTGCGGCCCATGGCGCCCGAGACCGTGGCCGAGCACCTGCAGCAGGTGCTGCAGGCCGAACAGGTGGCCAGCGAGCCGGGCGCGCTGCGGCTGCTGGCGCGCGCCGCGCGCGGATCCATGCGCGACGCGCTCTCGCTCACCGATCAGGCGATCGCCTTCGGCGGCGGGCAGTTGCTCGAAGCCCCGGTGCGCCAGATGCTGGGCGCGGTCGACCGCGGGCATGCGTTGCGCCTGATCGCCGCGCTGGCCGGCGGCGACGGCGCGGCCGTGGTGCAGACCGTCGAGGCGCTGCGCGCCAACGGCCTGAACGCCGCGTCCACGCTCGAAGAAATGACCGGCGTGCTGCAACGCATGGCGGTGCACCAGATGGCGCCCCAGGCCCTGGCCGCGAGCACCGACCCCGACGAGGCCGAGATCGCCCAACTCGCCCAGGCCCTGCCGGCCGACGAGACCCAGCTGCTCTACAGCCTGTGCCTGCACGGCCGCGCCGAACTCGGCCTTGCACCCGACGAATACGCCGGCCTCACCATGGTCTTGCTGCGCCTGCTGGCCTTCAAGCCCTCTGGCGCGGCAGAAAAAAAAACTTCGCTGAGTCCCGCTGAGCCGCGGCCGGCGGCGGCGGCAAGCCCCGCGGCGCCCGCGGCCCGCCCCACCGCCACGCCCGTTGCGGCACCGACCGCACCGACCACACCGCCGGTGGCAGCGCCCGTTCTCGCCGCGCCTGTTGCGCCGACCCCGGCCGCGGTGCCCACCGCGCCCCAGCGCCCCACGGCGCCGTCGCCCACGCCCGCGCCCGCCCCGGTGGCGCGCCCCGCGCCCGCCGCCGACGAACCCCCGCTCGACGACGCCCCCTGGCCCGAGCCCGACGACGACACCCCGCCCTGGGACGCGCTGCCGCCCGCCGCGCCCGCCGCCCGGCCGGTGGCGGCCGCGGCCCCGGTGGTGCGCGTGCCCGTGCGCGACCCCGGCGCGCCGGGCCGGCTCGACCAGCCGCGCCCCAGCGCCCCGCTGCAGCCCACGCCCGAGGGCGAGTTCTGGGCTGGCGTCGTCCGTCAGCTCATCGACGCCGGCGCCATCGCCGCGCTGGTGCGCGAACTCGCGCTGCAGTCGCAACTGCTCTCGCACGACGGCCCGCGCTGGGTGCTGCGCATCGAGCGCGAATCGCTCAACCAGGGCAACAACCGCGAACGCCTGGCGGCGGCGCTGCAGTCGATCGGGCATGCGGTCGAGCTCGTGGTGGAGCCGGGCGTGGTGGTCGACTCGCCCGCGCGCCGCAACGCCGCCGAGGCCGAGCGCCGCCAGCGCGAGGCCGAGCAGCAGATCCTCGCCGACCCCTTCGTGCAGACGATGATGCGCGACTTCGGCGGCACAATCGTGCCCGGCACGCTCAAGCCGGTTTCCTGA
- a CDS encoding fused MFS/spermidine synthase has product MRNPAIQWLFAGAIFASAFSLFLVQPLIAKQILPWFGGTAAVWAICMVFFQTTLLAGYAYADLVASRLAPRRQLALHATLLLASLWFLPIVASSAWKPQDAQDPSLLIIGLLLATVGLPYFMLSTTGPLVQSWVARARVGQQVYRLFSLSNMASLVALISYPFLIEPVATLRAQALGWSALYLGFAGLCLASGVYFVRHAHGPSAQTEAAADGSDAGPRPGWRDALLWLSLAAMASWLLVAITNHITQNVAAIPFLWVLPLTLYLLTFVLCFESDRWYRRGLFVPAGGALLALCAYGLHEGSIGFEVKVAVPLYALGLFVLCMFLHGEMARLRPHTRHLTRFYLMLSVGGALGGSLVGLMAPRVFPAYYELGLGFALTALLAAVVLRRQRALSATALALVVFCGVFLAQQVRDDLSSTRRLQRNFYGTLYTVDVPDETLKDTVRLLYHGSIQHGEQYLSPERRREPTAYYGRSAGVGLAIEATRRPGQRVGVIGLGAGTLAAYGRPGDVHRMYEINPEVIDIARSEFSFVADSAAQVEMVLGDARLSMEREGPQGYDVLAVDAFSGDSVPVHLITMEAMQVYLSHLRPGGIVAFHVTNRFLNLPPVVAAIAQAQGLQVAHIRDENDNPLLRNTDWVLVAREPEALAHAGIAQRARPVVPIPGLAPWTDDFNNLFAILK; this is encoded by the coding sequence ATGCGCAACCCCGCGATCCAGTGGCTTTTTGCCGGCGCCATTTTTGCCAGCGCGTTTTCGCTCTTCCTGGTCCAGCCCCTGATCGCCAAGCAGATCCTGCCCTGGTTCGGCGGCACCGCGGCGGTGTGGGCGATCTGCATGGTGTTCTTCCAGACCACGCTGCTCGCGGGCTATGCCTATGCCGATCTGGTGGCGAGCCGGCTCGCGCCGCGCCGCCAGCTCGCGCTGCACGCCACGCTGCTGCTGGCCAGCCTGTGGTTCCTGCCCATCGTGGCGAGTTCGGCCTGGAAGCCGCAGGACGCGCAAGACCCTTCGCTGCTGATCATCGGCCTGCTGCTGGCCACGGTGGGCCTGCCCTACTTCATGCTGTCCACCACCGGGCCGCTGGTGCAGTCGTGGGTGGCGCGGGCCCGCGTGGGCCAGCAGGTGTACAGGCTGTTCTCGCTGTCCAACATGGCCTCGCTGGTGGCGCTGATCAGCTACCCCTTCCTGATCGAGCCGGTGGCCACGCTGCGCGCCCAGGCCCTGGGATGGTCGGCGCTGTACCTGGGCTTCGCGGGGCTGTGCCTGGCCTCGGGCGTGTACTTCGTGCGGCACGCGCACGGGCCTTCGGCGCAGACCGAGGCCGCCGCCGACGGGTCCGACGCCGGCCCGCGCCCGGGCTGGCGCGACGCCCTGCTCTGGCTCTCGCTCGCGGCCATGGCCTCGTGGCTGCTCGTGGCCATCACCAACCACATCACGCAGAACGTGGCGGCGATCCCGTTCCTGTGGGTGCTGCCGCTCACGCTGTACCTGCTGACCTTCGTGCTGTGCTTCGAGAGCGACCGCTGGTACCGGCGCGGCCTGTTCGTGCCCGCGGGCGGCGCGCTGCTCGCGCTGTGCGCCTACGGCCTGCACGAGGGCAGCATCGGCTTCGAGGTGAAGGTGGCGGTGCCGCTGTACGCGCTGGGCCTGTTCGTGCTGTGCATGTTCCTGCACGGCGAGATGGCGAGGCTGCGGCCGCACACGCGCCACCTCACGCGCTTCTACCTGATGCTCTCGGTGGGCGGGGCGCTGGGCGGCTCGCTCGTGGGCCTGATGGCGCCGCGCGTGTTCCCGGCCTACTACGAGCTGGGCCTGGGCTTCGCGCTCACCGCCCTGCTCGCGGCCGTGGTGCTGCGCCGCCAGCGCGCGCTGAGCGCCACCGCGCTCGCGCTGGTGGTGTTCTGCGGCGTGTTCCTGGCGCAGCAGGTGCGCGACGATCTCTCGTCCACGCGGCGGCTGCAGCGCAACTTCTACGGCACGCTCTACACCGTCGACGTGCCCGACGAGACGCTCAAGGACACGGTGCGCCTGCTCTACCACGGCTCGATCCAGCACGGCGAGCAGTACCTCTCGCCCGAGCGCCGGCGCGAGCCCACGGCCTACTACGGCCGCAGCGCGGGCGTCGGGCTGGCGATCGAGGCCACGCGCCGGCCCGGGCAACGCGTGGGCGTGATCGGCTTGGGCGCGGGCACGCTGGCCGCCTATGGCCGGCCCGGCGACGTGCACCGCATGTACGAGATCAACCCCGAGGTGATCGACATCGCCCGCAGCGAGTTCAGCTTCGTGGCTGACAGCGCCGCGCAGGTGGAGATGGTGCTGGGCGATGCGCGCCTGTCCATGGAGCGCGAGGGGCCGCAGGGCTACGACGTGCTCGCGGTGGACGCCTTCTCGGGCGACTCGGTGCCGGTGCACCTGATCACCATGGAGGCGATGCAGGTGTACCTGAGCCACCTGCGGCCCGGCGGCATCGTGGCCTTCCACGTGACCAACCGCTTCCTCAACCTGCCGCCGGTGGTGGCCGCGATCGCGCAGGCGCAGGGCCTGCAGGTGGCGCACATCCGCGACGAGAACGACAACCCCTTGCTGCGCAACACCGACTGGGTGCTGGTGGCGCGCGAGCCCGAGGCGCTGGCGCACGCGGGCATCGCGCAGCGCGCGCGGCCGGTGGTGCCGATCCCGGGCCTGGCGCCCTGGACCGACGACTTCAACAACCTGTTCGCGATCCTCAAGTAG
- a CDS encoding TIGR03862 family flavoprotein: MNDNTVAIVGGGPAGLMAAEVLSRAGTAVDLYDAMPSVGRKFLLAGKGGLNLTHAEPFEAFVTRFGARAATLRPLLEAFGPAQLRDWCEGLGIATFVGSSRRVFPTDMKAAPLLRAWLQRLRHPAPGGVPVRFHMRHRWLGLSPDGALRFATPEGERVVQARAVLLALGGASWPRLGSDGAWQPWLRALGVDVAALAPANCGFDVAAAGVHGGGEGWSALFRERWAGQPFKTVALSTEDLAGRHHTLRGEFVATATGIEGSLVYALSSVLRDRIARDGSATLTLDLLPDRDAARVLADVAHPRGSRSLSSHLKGRLGLDGIKLALLHECLDREAMHSPPRLAQAIKALPLTLLRPRPVAEAISSAGGVRFESLDEGLMVRARPGLFVAGEMLDWEAPTGGYLLTATMASGAWAGQGVQRWLQASGRAT; the protein is encoded by the coding sequence ATGAATGACAACACGGTCGCCATCGTCGGCGGCGGGCCCGCGGGCCTCATGGCCGCCGAGGTGCTGTCGCGCGCCGGCACCGCCGTCGACCTGTACGACGCCATGCCCTCGGTGGGCCGCAAGTTCCTGCTCGCCGGCAAGGGCGGACTCAACCTCACGCACGCCGAGCCCTTCGAGGCCTTCGTGACGCGCTTCGGCGCGCGCGCCGCGACCTTGCGCCCGCTGCTCGAAGCCTTCGGCCCGGCGCAGCTGCGCGACTGGTGCGAGGGCCTGGGCATCGCCACCTTCGTGGGCAGCTCGCGCCGCGTCTTTCCCACCGACATGAAGGCCGCGCCGCTGCTGCGCGCCTGGCTGCAGCGGCTGCGCCATCCCGCGCCGGGCGGCGTGCCGGTGCGTTTTCACATGCGCCACCGCTGGCTGGGCCTCTCGCCCGACGGCGCCCTGCGCTTCGCCACGCCCGAGGGCGAGCGTGTCGTGCAGGCCCGCGCCGTGCTGCTCGCGCTCGGCGGCGCGAGCTGGCCGCGCCTGGGCTCCGACGGCGCGTGGCAACCCTGGCTGCGCGCCCTCGGGGTGGACGTGGCCGCGCTGGCGCCCGCCAACTGCGGCTTCGACGTGGCCGCGGCCGGCGTGCACGGCGGCGGCGAAGGCTGGAGCGCGCTGTTTCGCGAGCGCTGGGCCGGCCAGCCCTTCAAGACCGTGGCGCTCAGCACCGAAGACCTCGCGGGCCGGCACCACACGCTGCGCGGCGAGTTCGTGGCCACGGCCACGGGCATCGAGGGCAGCCTGGTGTATGCGCTGTCGTCGGTGCTGCGCGATCGCATCGCGCGCGACGGCAGCGCCACGCTCACGCTCGACCTGCTGCCCGACCGCGACGCCGCGCGCGTGCTCGCCGACGTCGCCCACCCGCGCGGCTCGCGCAGCCTCTCGAGCCACCTCAAGGGCCGGCTCGGGCTCGACGGCATCAAGCTCGCGCTGCTGCACGAATGCCTGGACCGCGAGGCCATGCACAGCCCGCCGCGCCTGGCCCAGGCCATCAAGGCGCTGCCCCTCACGCTGCTGCGGCCGCGGCCGGTGGCCGAGGCCATCAGCAGCGCGGGCGGCGTGCGCTTCGAGTCGCTCGACGAGGGCCTGATGGTGCGTGCGCGCCCGGGCCTGTTCGTGGCCGGCGAGATGCTCGACTGGGAAGCCCCCACCGGCGGCTACCTGCTCACCGCGACCATGGCCAGCGGCGCCTGGGCCGGGCAGGGCGTGCAGCGCTGGCTGCAGGCGTCCGGGCGCGCTACTTGA